A single Panthera uncia isolate 11264 chromosome E2 unlocalized genomic scaffold, Puncia_PCG_1.0 HiC_scaffold_19, whole genome shotgun sequence DNA region contains:
- the NAT14 gene encoding probable N-acetyltransferase 14, which produces MAPSHLSVREMREDEKPLVLEMLKAGVKDTENRVALHALTRPPALLLLAAASSGLRFVLASFALALLLPVFLAVAAMKLGLRARWGSLPPPGGLGGPWVAVRSSGDVCGVLALAPGSSAGDGARVTRLSVSRWHRRRGVGRRLLAFAESRARAWAGGMGEPRARLVVPVAVAAWGVAGMLEGCGYQAEGSWSCMGYTLVREFSKDL; this is translated from the exons ATGGCCCCCAGCCACCTGTCCGTGCGGGAGATGAGGGAAGATGAGAAACCCCTGGTGCTGGAGATGCTGAAG GCTGGCGTGAAGGACACAGAGAACCGCGTGGCTTTGCACGCCCTGACACGGCCACCAGCCCTGCTCCTCCTGGCCGCGGCCAGCAGTGGCCTGCGCTTCGTCCTGGCCTCCTTCGCCCTGGCCCTTCTCCTGCCCGTGTTCCTGGCCGTGGCGGCCATGAAGCTGGGCCTGCGGGCCCGATGGGGCTCACTGCCCCCACCAGGCGGCCTGGGGGGCCCGTGGGTGGCAGTGCGCAGCTCGGGTGACGTGTGTGGGGTGCTGGCCCTGGCCCCAGGCTCCAGTGCTGGGGACGGGGCCCGGGTCACCCGCCTCTCCGTCTCTCGCTGGCACCGCCGTCGAGGTGTGGGCAGGCGGCTGCTGGCCTTTGCCGAGTCCCGGGCTCGAGCCTGGGCGGGAGGCATGGGGGAGCCCCGGGCCCGGCTCGTGGTCCCAGTGGCTGTGGCAGCTTGGGGCGTGGCAGGGATGCTGGAGGGGTGCGGCTACCAGGCTGAGGGCAGCTGGAGCTGCATGGGTTACACACTTGTAAGAGAATTCAGCAAGGACCTGTGA
- the ZNF628 gene encoding zinc finger protein 628 — MVGSHADMAPASTSEGPAEKPGPAAPAPTAQYECGECGKSFRWSSRLLHHQRTHTGERPYKCPECPKAFKGSSALLYHQRGHTGERPYQCPDCPKAFKRSSLLQIHRSVHTGLRAFTCGQCGLAFKWSSHYQYHLRQHTGERPYPCPDCPKAFKNSSSLRRHRHVHTGERPYTCGVCGKSFTQSTNLRQHQRVHTGERPFRCPLCPKTFTHSSNLLLHQRTHGAAAAAAPAPPQHEPGAKVLVSDAYLHAPAPPPPPAPPPVVPELFLAAAETTVELVYRCDGCELGFGSEELLLEHQPCPGPEAATPPQDGQATAAPKADAAPPPSRSPPAPPPQPPPAAAAPGFACLPCGKSFRTVAGLSRHQHSHGAAGGQAFRCGSCDGAFPQLASLLAHQQCHVEEAAAGRPPPQAEAAEVTCPQEPLAPAAAAAPAAPAPAPAPACAERPYKCAECGKAFKGSSGLRYHLRDHTGERPYQCGECGKAFKRSSLLAIHQRVHTGLRAFTCGQCGLTFKWSSHYQYHLRLHSGERPYACGECGKAFRNTSCLRRHRHVHTGERPHACGVCGKSFAQTSNLRQHQRVHTGERPFRCPLCPKTFTHSSNLLLHQRTHSAERPFACPICGRSFVMAAYLQRHLRTHAPAPAAPAAGSQPPAPPAAAPAPSATQDVHVLPHLQATLSLEVAGGPPQAPPPGQAAPNSQTFLLVQTAQGLQLIPSSVQPPAPPPPPAPAKLILLPSSGTAAGSSRGRQGPRAAGKSGQGPGVVWLPGPGGLGVQGGGNAGASGGGQSLIVLQNVGGGEAGAQEVSGVQLQPLRPAPEVTTVQLQPAQEVTTVQLQPAQEVTTVQLQPVAGQLSNPSGAAVTTEAPNLLVVQSGAAEDLLAGPGPGEPGDGEAGTGVVQDVLFETLQTDEGLQSVLVLSGADGEQTQLCVQEVETLPPGLAEPPAPGPPGQKLLIIRSAPAAELLENSSGGGGGATLQLLAPPPPGQASVPVGISTAPASQMVQVVPTGTAPGGMAPQALPSIQIVQTLPAVQLVHTF; from the coding sequence ATGGTCGGCTCCCACGCGGACATGGCGCCCGCCTCCACCTCCGAGGGGCCGGCGGAGAAGCCGGGCCCCGCGGCCCCCGCCCCGACGGCCCAGTACGAGTGCGGGGAGTGCGGCAAGTCGTTCCGGTGGTCGTCCCGGCTCCTCCACCACCAGCGCACGCACACCGGCGAGCGGCCCTACAAGTGCCCCGAGTGCCCCAAGGCCTTCAAGGGCTCCTCGGCCCTGCTCTACCACCAGCGGGGCCACACGGGCGAGCGGCCCTACCAGTGCCCCGACTGCCCCAAGGCCTTCAAGCGCTCGTCGCTGCTGCAGATCCACCGCAGCGTGCACACCGGCCTGCGGGCCTTCACCTGCGGCCAGTGCGGCCTGGCCTTCAAGTGGTCGTCGCACTACCAGTACCACCTGCGGCAGCACACGGGCGAGCGGCCCTACCCGTGCCCCGACTGCCCCAAGGCCTTCAAGAACTCGTCCAGCCTGCGGCGCCACCGGCACGTGCACACGGGCGAGCGGCCCTACACCTGCGGCGTCTGCGGCAAGAGCTTTACCCAGAGCACCAACCTGCGGCAGCACCAGCGCGTGCACACGGGCGAGCGGCCCTTCCGCTGCCCGCTCTGCCCCAAGACCTTCACGCACTCGTCCAACCTGCTGCTGCACCAGCGCACCCACGGggcggcggccgccgccgcccccgccccgccgcagCACGAGCCCGGCGCCAAGGTCTTGGTGTCCGACGCCTACCTGCACGCGcccgcgccgcccccgccccccgcgcccccgcccgtGGTGCCCGAGCTCTTCCTGGCCGCGGCAGAGACCACGGTGGAGCTGGTGTACCGCTGCGACGGCTGCGAGCTGGGCTTCGGCAGCGAGGAGCTGCTCTTGGAGCACCAGCCCTGCCCGGGGCCCGAGGCGGCGACGCCGCCCCAGGACGGGCAGGCCACCGCGGCGCCCAAGGCGGACGCTGCCCCGCCGCCCTCGCGGTCCCCGCCGGCCCCTCCGCCGCAGCCCCCGcctgccgccgccgccccggGCTTCGCCTGCCTCCCGTGCGGGAAGTCCTTCCGGACGGTGGCCGGCCTCTCCCGCCACCAGCACAGCCACGGGGCGGCCGGCGGGCAGGCGTTCCGCTGCGGCAGCTGCGACGGCGCCTTCCCGCAGCTGGCCAGCCTCCTGGCGCACCAGCAGTGCCACGTGGAAGAGGCGGCCGCGGGGCGCCCGCCCCCCCAGGCGGAGGCCGCCGAGGTCAcctgcccccaggagcccctggccccggccgccgccgccgcccctgcCGCGCCGGCGCCCGCGCCCGCGCCGGCTTGTGCCGAGCGGCCCTACAAATGCGCCGAGTGCGGCAAGGCCTTCAAGGGCTCCTCGGGGCTGCGCTACCACCTCCGGGACCACACGGGCGAGCGGCCCTACCAGTGCGGCGAGTGCGGCAAGGCCTTCAAGCGCTCGTCGCTGCTCGCCATCCACCAGCGCGTGCACACCGGCCTGCGGGCCTTCACCTGCGGCCAGTGCGGCCTCACCTTCAAGTGGTCGTCGCACTACCAGTACCACCTGCGGCTGCACTCGGGCGAGCGGCCGTACGCCTGCGGGGAGTGCGGCAAGGCCTTCCGCAACACGTCGTGCCTGCGGCGCCACCGACACGTGCACACGGGCGAGCGGCCGCACGCCTGCGGCGTCTGCGGCAAGAGCTTCGCGCAGACCTCCAACCTGCGGCAGCACCAGCGCGTGCACACGGGCGAGCGGCCCTTCCGCTGCCCGCTCTGCCCCAAGACCTTCACGCACTCGTCCAACCTGCTGCTGCACCAGCGCACCCACTCGGCCGAGCGCCCCTTCGCCTGCCCCATCTGCGGCCGCAGCTTTGTCATGGCCGCCTACCTGCAGCGGCACCTGAGGACGCACGCCCCGGCCCCCGCGGCCCCCGCCGCCGGCTcgcagccccccgccccgccggccgCCGCTCCGGCCCCGTCTGCCACCCAAGACGTCCAcgttctcccccacctccaggccaCGCTCTCCCTCGAGGTGGCCGGGGGcccgccccaggccccgcccccgggtCAGGCAGCCCCCAACTCCCAGACTTTTCTCCTGGTGCAGACCGCCCAGGGCCTCCAGCTCATCCCCAGCAGCGTGCagccccccgcgcccccgcccccacccgctcCCGCCAAGCTCATCCTGCTGCCCTCCTCGGGCACTGCGGCGGGGAGCAGCCGTGGCAGGCAGGGCCCACGGGCAGCTGGGAAATCTGGGCAGGGGCCTGGAGTCGTATGGCTGCCAGGTCCTGGGGGACTAGGGGTTCAGGGAGGGGGCAACGCAGgggccagtgggggagggcagagcctCATCGTCCTGCagaatgtggggggtggggaggcaggggcacaGGAAGTGAGCGGGGTCCAGCTCCAGCCCCTCCGGCCAGCCCCGGAAGTGACCACGGTCCAGCTCCAGCCGGCCCAGGAGGTGACCACGGTCCAGCTCCAGCCGGCCCAGGAGGTGACCACGGTCCAGCTCCAGCCTGTGGCAGGCCAGCTGTCCAATCCCAGCGGGGCAGCTGTGACCACGGAGGCCCCCAATCTGCTGGTGGTTCAGAGCGGTGCGGCCGAGGATTTGCTGGCCGGTCCCGGCCCTGGGGAGCCAGGTGACGGTGAGGCCGGTACTGGTGTCGTCCAGGATGTGCTCTTTGAGACGCTGCAGACGGACGAGGGCTTGCAGAGCGTCCTGGTGCTGAGCGGGGCAGATGGGGAGCAGACCCAGCTGTGTGTGCAGGAGGTCGAGACGCTACCCCCTGGGCTGGCTGAGCCACCTGCCCCTGGTCCGCCGGGACAGAAACTGCTCATCATCCGTAGTGCTCCCGCCGCTGAACTGCTGGAGAATAGCAGTGGTGGGGGAGGCGGTGCCACGCTGCAACtgctggccccacccccacctggccaAGCCTCTGTCCCAGTGGGCATCTCCACGGCTCCCGCCTCCCAGATGGTACAAGTGGTACCCACCGGCACTGCACCTGGGGGCATGGCCCCGCAGGCCCTCCCCTCCATCCAGATAGTCCAGACTCTGCCCGCAGTCCAGCTGGTGCACACGTTTTGA